In a genomic window of Pseudorasbora parva isolate DD20220531a chromosome 24, ASM2467924v1, whole genome shotgun sequence:
- the LOC137063782 gene encoding gamma-aminobutyric acid receptor subunit rho-3 isoform X2, with amino-acid sequence MRPGFGGSAIPVGIDVQVESIDSISEVNMDFTMTLYLRHYWKDERLAFPSSNNLSRTFDGRLVKKIWKPDVFFVHSKRSFIHDTTMENIMLRVYPDGNILYSVRITVTSLCSMDFSRFPLDTQNCSLELESYAYNENDLMLYWKNGNDSLRTDEIALSQFFIEEFHPSHGLALYSSTGWYNRLYINFILRRHIFFFMLQTYFPTMLMVVLSWVSFWIDRRAVPARVSLGITTVLTMSTIITGVSASMPQVSYVKAVDIYLWTSFLFVFLSVIEYAAVNYFTTKEEMKKLKQLKLSEYDASQAMAFDGCFHDQDIELSSFPRLSDLNTDPCVSSQNSTTPDLPPFLGTRLRRRRSIRQSVNHIMNNSYKIDSYSRFFFPLAYFLFNIIYWSIYS; translated from the exons ATGAGGCCTGGATTTGGAG GATCTGCCATCCCTGTGGGCATTGATGTGCAGGTGGAGAGTATAGACAGCATCTCTGAAGTAAACATG GACTTCACGATGACCCTGTACCTGAGGCATTATTGGAAGGATGAACGCTTGGCTTTTCCCTCCAGTAACAATCTGAGCCGCACATTCGACGGCCGGCTAGTGAAGAAGATATGGAAGCCTGATGTCTTTTTCGTCCATTCCAAGCGCTCCTTCATCCATGATACCACCATGGAGAACATAATGCTGAGGGTTTACCCAGACGGCAATATCCTTTACAGTGTCAG GATTACAGTTACTTCTCTGTGCTCAATGGACTTCAGTAGATTCCCGTTGGACACTCAGAATTGTTCCCTGGAACTGGAGAGCT ATGCATATAATGAGAACGACCTCATGTTGTACTGGAAAAATGGCAACGACTCTCTAAGGACGGATGAAATCGCCCTCTCTCAGTTCTTCATTGAAGAGTTCCACCCTTCACACGGTCTGGCCTTGTACAGCAGCACAG GCTGGTACAACAGGCTCTACATCAACTTCATCCTCAGAAGACACATATTCTTCTTCATGCTTCAAACGTATTTTCCCACTATGCTGATGGTGGTGCTGTCTTGGGTGTCTTTTTGGATCGACAGGCGGGCTGTACCGGCCCGTGTTTCACTTG GCATCACCACAGTGTTGACTATGTCCACCATTATTACGGGAGTGTCAGCATCCATGCCTCAGGTATCATATGTGAAAGCGGTGGACATCTATTTGTGGACGAGCttcctgtttgtgtttctgTCCGTCATCGAGTACGCAGCTGTCAACTACTTCACCACCAAGGAGGAAATGAAGAAACTCAAACAATTAAAG CTTTCAGAATACGATGCATCTCAAGCCATGGCTTTCGATGGATGTTTCCATGACCAGGACATAGAGCTCAGCTCATTTCCTCGGCTGTCTGACCTAAACACGGACCCATGCGTGTCCTCGCAGAACTCCACAACGCCTGACCTCCCTCCCTTCCTGGGCACGCGCCTCCGTCGACGGCGTTCTATCCGCCAAAGTGTCAACCATATCATGAACAATAGTTACAAGATAGACTCCTATTCCAGATTTTTCTTTCCTTTAGCATACTTTCTCTTCAATATCATCTACTGGAGCATCTACTCCTGA
- the LOC137063782 gene encoding gamma-aminobutyric acid receptor subunit rho-3 isoform X1 — protein sequence MKLVLLTLRLLCLACLWPVTLLNNRYPSRKKNKDVYLVEHAKHRFRGRIDYKLKRKDSTKSLLIKTEQLLRIEDHDFAMRPGFGGSAIPVGIDVQVESIDSISEVNMDFTMTLYLRHYWKDERLAFPSSNNLSRTFDGRLVKKIWKPDVFFVHSKRSFIHDTTMENIMLRVYPDGNILYSVRITVTSLCSMDFSRFPLDTQNCSLELESYAYNENDLMLYWKNGNDSLRTDEIALSQFFIEEFHPSHGLALYSSTGWYNRLYINFILRRHIFFFMLQTYFPTMLMVVLSWVSFWIDRRAVPARVSLGITTVLTMSTIITGVSASMPQVSYVKAVDIYLWTSFLFVFLSVIEYAAVNYFTTKEEMKKLKQLKLSEYDASQAMAFDGCFHDQDIELSSFPRLSDLNTDPCVSSQNSTTPDLPPFLGTRLRRRRSIRQSVNHIMNNSYKIDSYSRFFFPLAYFLFNIIYWSIYS from the exons ATGAAGCTGGTTCTGCTGACCCTCAGGCTGTTGTGCCTTGCTTGTCTCTGGCCCGTCACCCTGCTCAACAACCGCTACCCTAGCCGTAAGAAAAACAAGGATGTTTACTTGGTTGAGCATGCCAAACATCGATTCAGAGG ACGGATTGACTACAAATTAAAGAGAAAGGACAGCACCAAGTCCCTCCTCATCAAAACTGAACAGCTGCTGAGGATCGAAGACCACGACTTTGCCATGAGGCCTGGATTTGGAG GATCTGCCATCCCTGTGGGCATTGATGTGCAGGTGGAGAGTATAGACAGCATCTCTGAAGTAAACATG GACTTCACGATGACCCTGTACCTGAGGCATTATTGGAAGGATGAACGCTTGGCTTTTCCCTCCAGTAACAATCTGAGCCGCACATTCGACGGCCGGCTAGTGAAGAAGATATGGAAGCCTGATGTCTTTTTCGTCCATTCCAAGCGCTCCTTCATCCATGATACCACCATGGAGAACATAATGCTGAGGGTTTACCCAGACGGCAATATCCTTTACAGTGTCAG GATTACAGTTACTTCTCTGTGCTCAATGGACTTCAGTAGATTCCCGTTGGACACTCAGAATTGTTCCCTGGAACTGGAGAGCT ATGCATATAATGAGAACGACCTCATGTTGTACTGGAAAAATGGCAACGACTCTCTAAGGACGGATGAAATCGCCCTCTCTCAGTTCTTCATTGAAGAGTTCCACCCTTCACACGGTCTGGCCTTGTACAGCAGCACAG GCTGGTACAACAGGCTCTACATCAACTTCATCCTCAGAAGACACATATTCTTCTTCATGCTTCAAACGTATTTTCCCACTATGCTGATGGTGGTGCTGTCTTGGGTGTCTTTTTGGATCGACAGGCGGGCTGTACCGGCCCGTGTTTCACTTG GCATCACCACAGTGTTGACTATGTCCACCATTATTACGGGAGTGTCAGCATCCATGCCTCAGGTATCATATGTGAAAGCGGTGGACATCTATTTGTGGACGAGCttcctgtttgtgtttctgTCCGTCATCGAGTACGCAGCTGTCAACTACTTCACCACCAAGGAGGAAATGAAGAAACTCAAACAATTAAAG CTTTCAGAATACGATGCATCTCAAGCCATGGCTTTCGATGGATGTTTCCATGACCAGGACATAGAGCTCAGCTCATTTCCTCGGCTGTCTGACCTAAACACGGACCCATGCGTGTCCTCGCAGAACTCCACAACGCCTGACCTCCCTCCCTTCCTGGGCACGCGCCTCCGTCGACGGCGTTCTATCCGCCAAAGTGTCAACCATATCATGAACAATAGTTACAAGATAGACTCCTATTCCAGATTTTTCTTTCCTTTAGCATACTTTCTCTTCAATATCATCTACTGGAGCATCTACTCCTGA
- the hhla2b.1 gene encoding HERV-H LTR-associating protein 2 — translation MSAAHSLTCLILVWIIADTTGKAPDVQITCMFSEDCVLPCVFEAVGDEIVYWFRQNVLIHSYKQGSSLLDQPDQHYNNRTSLFTEVVSSGNASLHIQKSGPQDRGKYRCLVTSSRETSEHFIIVKVEAPIHSVSLETTRLSGFEEVTCSTRGVYPAPRVTLFTEPAVLPDVLQPFTRKTTDKHGQYSVESKIRKLKDLTYICLIQSFYRSQTWRTSLQEKEIFSVEGQDFNIPCVAPWNLQNFTLTWSFSKGHESSSVYTYDSLTQLGSSNWKETVRLVTPRGQGGDGSLQLRSPLRQEHTGTYTCILSALQTKHEARTRVNIIQAVTAQKLSESSTQWWIPATVITGLAVTAVAAIIWTITCKTGCSKSSQTQVEEAEMQPIRVIDANIGAPSEDTCLTEEIADRPA, via the exons ATGTCAGCAGCACATTCTTTGACTTGTTTGATATTGGTGTGGATTATTGCTGATACAACTGGGAAAGCTCCAG ATGTCCAGATAACCTGCATGTTCTCAGAAGATTGTGTCCTACCATGTGTCTTTGAAGCAGTTGGAGATGAGATCGTATACTGGTTTAGACAGAATGTTCTGATCCATAGTTATAAACAAGGAAGCAGCCTGTTAGATCAGCCAGATCAGCACTACAACAACAGGACGTCACTATTCACTGAAGTGGTCTCCTCTGGTAATGCATCTCTTCATATTCAGAAGAGCGGCCCACAGGACAGGGGGAAGTACAGGTGTCTTGTCACCAGCAGTCGAGAAACTAGTGAGCACTTCATCATAGTCAAGGTAGAAG CCCCTATCCACTCAGTGAGCCTAGAGACGACACGTCTCAGTGGTTTCGAGGAAGTCACATGCTCCACTCGAGGCGTCTACCCCGCTCCCCGTGTAACCTTGTTCACAGAGCCAGCCGTTCTGCCTGACGTCCTCCAACCCTTCACACGCAAAACAACCGACAAACATGGCCAGTACTCGGTGGAGAGCAAGATTAGGAAGCTGAAAGATCTGACATACATCTGCCTCATCCAATCATTCTACAGGTCTCAGACATGGAGGACATCGCTGCAGGAGAAAG AAATATTTAGCGTCGAAGGTCAGGACTTCAACATCCCTTGCGTGGCCCCATGGAACCTGCAGAACTTCACACTGACATGGTCCTTCAGCAAAGGACACGAGTCCTCAAGCGTCTACACCTATGACAGCCTTACACAGCTGGGCTCCAGCAATTGGAAGGAGACGGTACGACTGGTGACCCCCAGGGGTCAAGGTGGGGACGGCTCACTGCAGCTACGCAGCCCACTGAGACAGGAGCACACTGGTACCTACACATGCATCCTCTCTGCTCTCCAGACCAAACATGAGGCCCGTACTAGAGTCAACATCATACAGGCGGTAACTG CTCAAAAACTGTCCGAGAGCTCCACCCAGTGGTGGATTCCTGCTACTGTCATCACAGGCCTTGCAGTCACTGCAGTCGCAGCAATCATATGGACTATAACATGTAAAA CTGGCTGTTCAAAATCAAGTCAAACCCAAGTAGAGGAAGCAGAGATGCAACCAATCAGAG TGATTGATGCAAACATTGGAGCTCCATCTGAGGATACCTGCTTAACGGAAGAGATCGCCGACAGACCTGCGTGA